The DNA window TAACATTTAAAACACTCTTTGCAGTAATTTTCTTCTCTCCGCATTCGATTGTTGTGTCACTCTTGAACTTCATTGCCGTCTGGGATAAAATACCTGCCGGTCTTAAGTGGAGACCTGATGGATTCGTGATTGTTAATTTTTTAGATAACATATTTTCTTCTCCTTCACTATTATTGTCTTTATTTATAGTGCTTTACGTTCTTTTATCTGAGTTTATATAAATTCTAGTATAAGTTGTATTGACTGTCAAGTGCCATCACTGCTTTTTATGAGATAAACGGTGACCGACAGTCCCTCCATAACGGCACGGCCAATCATTTCAACGGATCTGCTTGTCCTCCATGATGGCGGTCTCATGCCTCCTCACACTCTCCGTCGCACCCCTGATGCTGACAGATAAAAGAAGATAAAGTATCTCTATTACCATTGTTGCCGGAACTCTGGAAAAGAGGAAATCCTCTCTCAGCAGTTTCTCCCTTGTTGCCGTCGTGATGTGATAGTCTGAAAGCTTTGCCACCGGTGAATCGGGACTGTTTGTAATGGAAATAATCGTAACCCCGTTCCCCGCAGCTCCTTCAAGTAACCTGATAAGTCTCCTGGATACCCCCGAATTGGAAATCGCAATAATGACATCCTTCTTTCCGAGGTTAAAGGCGTAGGCTGTCTGAGTCTCCAGCACCGTGCCCGTCACGGCCCGAATGCCCAGCTGGTTGAACTTAAAAGCCGCATCCATTGCCACCGGTATGGTATTGCCCACGGCCACAAACTGAACCGTTCCCGCTTTCTGTATTATCTCCAGAATCCGATCCAAATTCTCTGGCTCCATCATGGCCACCGTCTGTTTCAGCTCCTCCGTCTTATTCGCCAGAATATTCTGAAGCGACTGTCCGATATCCCTGCGGCTGATGTCGTTACCGACCGCCCCCTGGGATTCTTCCGCCAGTTCCCCGGCCAGTGTCATTTTAAGCTGATGAAACCCCTTGAAACCGCATCTCCTGCAAAAACGTGACACGGATGCATCGCTGGCCCCGCTGGCCTGGGCCAGCTCGGCAACGGTCATATCCACGACTTCACGCCTGCGTTCCATGATACAGTTTGCAATTTTCTTTTCAGAATCAAAAAATGAATCATAGGAGGAACAAATTACGCCGATTACACTCTTCGCCTCGTCCATATTTCACCATTCCTCTTATACATGTAATTTTATTTCATGACGTGATTATATCACAGCCCTTCAAGTTTTACAATGGTATTTTCGTGTAAATGGCATAGATTTATCAATTTCTTAACCGATAATTTTCCTGGCATAAGAGACGGATGCCATCGCATCGCTGCAGTACGCATCCGCGCCGATCATTTCCGCGTATTCCGGCGTCAGGACGGCGCCTCCCACCATCACTTTCACCCAGGGAGCCTTTTCCTTCAGTTCTGCAATTGTCCTCTGCATCGCGGGAACCGTCGTTGTCATAAGGGCGCTGAGTCCCACAAGAGGCACCTGCCTCTCCTCCGCCTCCCGGACAATCCTTTCCGGCGGCACGTCCTTTCCCAAATCGATCACTTCGTAGCCGTAGTTTTCCAGGAGCACTTTGACAATATTCTTTCCAATGTCGTGAATATCGCCCTTCACCGTGGCCAGAATGATTTTCCCTTTTTTCCCGCCGGTCCGGCCCGATTCGTCAAGCTTCTCCCGAATCACATCAAAAGCCGCTTTGGCCGCCTCCGCGCTCATCAGAAGCTGGGGGAGGAACACCGTCCCCGCCTCATATCCCTTCCCCACGCGGTCGAGGGCCGGAATCATGCAGGTATCGATGACGTCTAAGGGTTCCTTCTCTCTAAGCAGCTCTCCCGCCGCCCTGGCAGCCTGGTCCTTAAGCCCCTTTAAGACACTGAGGAACAGTTGGGCCTCACTGCCTTCCCCGGAAGGTACGCCGCCCGGAGTCTCTGAAGTCCCGGGAATCCAGGCAATCTCAGACGCCTTCGGAGACCTGGCATACATGTCTCCTGAACTCAGTCCTGCCCCTGCCGCCGATGGCTGCCCGGCGTCCTTATAGGCGTCAATATAGCCGGCACAGTTCTCATCCAGGGCTGCCAGCGCACGGAAGCTGTGATAGGAACACATCATCGGCTCGGAACCGGGATTGATAATCGCCGCATTCAGGCCGCTGTAAAGGGCCATTGTAAAGAAATTGGCATTAATGTTCTCCCTCACCGGAAGTCCGAAGGAAATATTGGAGACGCCCAGTATCGTCTTTCCTCCCAGTTCGTCCCGAATCCGCCTCACGGTCTCAAGCGTGGTCAGGGCGCCAAGCGGATCGGAGCTGACGGTCATGCAGAGGGCGTCTATCAAAATATCTTTTTTCCCGATCCCATATTTCTCCGCTTCCCGGTAGATTTTTCTGGCTATCTCAATCCGTCCATCGGATGTCCCCGGAATTCCCTGCTCGTCCAGTGTCAGTGCGACTACGACACCGCCATAGCGCTTCACAAGCGGAAAGACGGCATCCATCATCTCCTGTTTTCCATTGACGGAATTGACCATGATCTTTCCGTTGTAAATCCGCATGGCGCGGGCCATTGCCTCCGTATTCGCAGTGTCTATCTGAAGCGGCAGCTCGGTGATTCCCTGAAGCTCCCGCACCGCCAGAGCCATGATCTCCGGTTCATCTATCTCCGGCAGCCCCACATTGATATCCAGGACATGGGCTCCGCTTTCCTGCTGCGAGATTCCTTCCTCCAGGATAAACTCCATGTTTTTTTCCATCAGGGCCTGTTTATACTTTGCCTTGCCCGTTGGGTTGATACGCTCGCCGATAATCACGGGATCGGAGCCAAACTCCACCGCCGAGGCATAGGAGGTGGCAACGGTAAACTGTTTTTCTCCGGGAAGTCTCTGTTCTCTTCCCGTCCGCAGGCGGTCCAGCCGTTTTATATGCTCCGGCGTGGTCCCGCAGCAGCCGCCTGCCACATTAATCCCCAGATCCAGTATCTCCTTCATTGCCGTCTCAAATTCATCGGGTCCTATGTCGTAAACGGTTCTCCCGCCTTCGCTTCTCGGAAGGCCTGCATTGGGATTGACTATCACGGGAACTGAGGCATATTTTAAAAATTCGGCTGCCAGAGGTTTCATCTGGACGGGACCGAGGCCGCAGTTCATTCCGATTGCATCCACTCTCAGGCCTTCCAGCATTCCTATGACTGCCTTCGGGGTGCCGCCCGTCAGCATTTTCCCTTTTTCATCGAAAATTACCGTTGCAAAGACCGGAAGCGCGCTGTTTTCCCTGGCAGCAAGCACAGCCGCCTTTAATTCATAGGTGTCGCTCATCGTCTCGATCAGAATCAGATCGGCCCCCTGTGCCGCCCCAATCTCCACCACCTCACGGTAAATGGAGACGGCCTCCTCAAACTCGAGCTGGCCCATGGGTTTTAAAAGCTTGCCCGTGGGCCCCAGATCCAGGGCAATATATCCCCTTCCGGCCTCCCTTACCGCCCGCTTTGCATTTTCCATGGCCGCGGTGACGATTTCCTTCAGGCCGTATTTGGAACTGCTGTTGTATTTAAAACGGTTGGCTCCGAATGTATTCGTTTTGATAATGTCACATCCCGCTTCCAGATAGTCCCTGTGAAGCTTCACCATGAAATCAGGGCGGATGATATTCCATGTTTCCGGAAGTTCTCCCGGTTTCAGGCCAGCCTCCTGCAAAAGACTGCCGGTGCCTCCGTCAAACAGCAGAATTTTTGTTTTTAATTCTTCCAGTATCTTCATCTCTTAACCTTTCCGGTAAGGGCAGTCCGCCTTGCCGCACCCCCCGCAGTCTTCCTTTTCGTTCTGGTCTTCCTTTTCGTCCTGGTCGTCTTTTCTGCCGGCGCCAATCACCGCCGTCACCGACTTGGAGGGCACCATCAGAAGACTGTCCGTCAGGGTAACCCCCACCGTCTTTCCCGTCTCCAGCACCTTCGTCAGAATCTTCTGATATTCAAGAGAAAAATCACCGTACCCCGGGCTGAACCTTGGCCGCAGGAACTCTCCCTGCCTGAGCGCTTCCTCTTTCAGTTCCTCATTCTTCCTGTCGCACCACGCCTCAATCATGGCGGCGGAGGCTGCCTGCAGCACAACGGCGCGGCTCATTTCAAGGCGGCCGTAACGGCGCGCAAGTAAATCGGGCCCCGCTCCCAGGGTCGCTGCAAACAGGATTACCCTTTCACAATCTTTTAAATTCTTTGAAAGGTCGAGGCTCTCCACCTGAAAGCAGGTAAAATCCAGCCGGCCGTCCTTAAGATGTTTGAGCGGAAAGGATCTCGAAAAAAACCGGGGCGAAACAACTCGTTCCAGCTCCCTGATACTGTCTTCCACCAGGCTTACCGTCGTCTCATCGGGCAGATTATGCCCAAATCCAAGGTATCTGTATACCTCGGAGCGTTTTACTTCTATCTTATCACTGCGCTCCATCTGTCTCCCTCTGTCAATTATTTCCCAATATTCCCGGAAATATGGTTTTTCATTCCGGTCACTGTTCTTTATATGGCAAACATCAGAACGGGAATAATGGTTGATAAAAGTACAATCAGAAACATAATTACGAAGATAATGAGAATGGCCGAGGATACCGGGCTGCTGCTGTTTTTACCGGCGTAATATCCTTTTTGGCCGGCCCCGTAGGTCTGCCCTCCATATTTTATGGAACCGCCCCGGCCTCCAGCCTGACGGCCGGTCCCATACCCCGGAGCGGAAGTTCCTGCCCCTCCCTTCCAGCCGAAAGCCGGGGATCCCTGCTTTTTAGGGTTCTCCTTCATAAACGACGGATTATGGTATTCACAGTTTCCCTCCGATGAAGGATGACGTTCATTCAGATAAAAATCCCCTTCCACGATTCTCGGATGTCTCACAAAACTCCTGCAGACAGAACAGTAATGTGCACTTTTCATCCTCTGATCACAGACAGGACATATTCTTTTTGCCATGCCGCTCCTCTCCTTTCTGAACGGAACTTAGCGCCCGGTTTTCTGCAGTGGATGCAGAAACCGTCATGCGCAGGTATAATGACTACTCCGTAGTCATTATACCATGTTCCCCGGTACATCTGC is part of the [Clostridium] symbiosum genome and encodes:
- a CDS encoding HPr family phosphocarrier protein; the protein is MLSKKLTITNPSGLHLRPAGILSQTAMKFKSDTTIECGEKKITAKSVLNVMAAGIKCGTEITLICDGPDEEEALKTISEAIETGLGE
- a CDS encoding vitamin B12 dependent-methionine synthase activation domain-containing protein, translating into MERSDKIEVKRSEVYRYLGFGHNLPDETTVSLVEDSIRELERVVSPRFFSRSFPLKHLKDGRLDFTCFQVESLDLSKNLKDCERVILFAATLGAGPDLLARRYGRLEMSRAVVLQAASAAMIEAWCDRKNEELKEEALRQGEFLRPRFSPGYGDFSLEYQKILTKVLETGKTVGVTLTDSLLMVPSKSVTAVIGAGRKDDQDEKEDQNEKEDCGGCGKADCPYRKG
- a CDS encoding MurR/RpiR family transcriptional regulator, with translation MDEAKSVIGVICSSYDSFFDSEKKIANCIMERRREVVDMTVAELAQASGASDASVSRFCRRCGFKGFHQLKMTLAGELAEESQGAVGNDISRRDIGQSLQNILANKTEELKQTVAMMEPENLDRILEIIQKAGTVQFVAVGNTIPVAMDAAFKFNQLGIRAVTGTVLETQTAYAFNLGKKDVIIAISNSGVSRRLIRLLEGAAGNGVTIISITNSPDSPVAKLSDYHITTATREKLLREDFLFSRVPATMVIEILYLLLSVSIRGATESVRRHETAIMEDKQIR
- a CDS encoding homocysteine S-methyltransferase family protein, which encodes MKILEELKTKILLFDGGTGSLLQEAGLKPGELPETWNIIRPDFMVKLHRDYLEAGCDIIKTNTFGANRFKYNSSSKYGLKEIVTAAMENAKRAVREAGRGYIALDLGPTGKLLKPMGQLEFEEAVSIYREVVEIGAAQGADLILIETMSDTYELKAAVLAARENSALPVFATVIFDEKGKMLTGGTPKAVIGMLEGLRVDAIGMNCGLGPVQMKPLAAEFLKYASVPVIVNPNAGLPRSEGGRTVYDIGPDEFETAMKEILDLGINVAGGCCGTTPEHIKRLDRLRTGREQRLPGEKQFTVATSYASAVEFGSDPVIIGERINPTGKAKYKQALMEKNMEFILEEGISQQESGAHVLDINVGLPEIDEPEIMALAVRELQGITELPLQIDTANTEAMARAMRIYNGKIMVNSVNGKQEMMDAVFPLVKRYGGVVVALTLDEQGIPGTSDGRIEIARKIYREAEKYGIGKKDILIDALCMTVSSDPLGALTTLETVRRIRDELGGKTILGVSNISFGLPVRENINANFFTMALYSGLNAAIINPGSEPMMCSYHSFRALAALDENCAGYIDAYKDAGQPSAAGAGLSSGDMYARSPKASEIAWIPGTSETPGGVPSGEGSEAQLFLSVLKGLKDQAARAAGELLREKEPLDVIDTCMIPALDRVGKGYEAGTVFLPQLLMSAEAAKAAFDVIREKLDESGRTGGKKGKIILATVKGDIHDIGKNIVKVLLENYGYEVIDLGKDVPPERIVREAEERQVPLVGLSALMTTTVPAMQRTIAELKEKAPWVKVMVGGAVLTPEYAEMIGADAYCSDAMASVSYARKIIG